AATGTGTTACACCATAAACAATTAATCCCGCAATAAATAATCCACAAGTTACAGCACTTAGAAAATACGTTTTGCTTTCTTTCATAAAATTCCATTTCATAATGGTACGGAAAGCGAATAAAATAGCCATACCAATAAAAATGAATAACCTGAGATGATGAAATTCCTGTATTGAAATAATCATCACAATAAAACTAGACCAGTAGAGTACCCTCTCACCATATTTATGTAGTTTGTTTACATATTTACTTTCTAATTCCGCCTTTTCAATATGCAATTTCTTGATTAGACTCCTATTTATAAATTGGTCTAAGATAAGAATACTGAATAAAATGATTAAAATGGATACCACCTTTAAATCCTCTCTTTGCATTCATTAATCATTATTTAATCGATTCATTATTATCATCTTTCTCTATTTCCCAGGTTACGATAAAGCTTCCTTTGACATCATCACCTGTTACAACTATTCTGTAAACACCAGAATCTTGAACCTTTAATCTAACCTTCTTCTCATTAACTTCTGTCATCCCTACTAAATTATTTATCTCGTTTAGTACATGAAATCCATGTCCTCCTCCATTCGTATTGTTAAAATCATGAAAAACGGTAATGGTCTGACCTTCCTTTAAATGAATAGGTATTTCATGTTTTCCATTAAAATATTCAAAAGTTGCTGTATAAGAGTGATCACTCCCTACTTCAACCCAGTTTTCCTTTTCCGTAAAGTCGAAATTCAATAGAATTATAAAAAACAAAGGTGCAATGATCACTGTATATTTAAACGTTTGAGAACGAAAAGATTTATAAGTTCCAAAATAAAATAGTACGGAGCACAAAGCTCCGACTGTACCAGCAATGAACATAATGACACTTAATTCACGTGCCATGAAATAAGCGTAGCCGGCAACGATATATAGCAAGATTTTTACAGAATAGTTTTTCTTGGGAATCTTATATGTAATTAAATCAATAATTATTGAACACGCAATGCCATAAACGTAAACAGTATACAATAGAAATCCATGAGATGTTTCTTCAACATATTCATATAAATCGAAACCAGTTGCAATTAAAAAATAAATAGACATTACTGAGTATAAAAAACCAGCACCTGCTAGCTTTGTTGTCAAATAAAGAAAT
This region of Oceanobacillus sp. FSL K6-2867 genomic DNA includes:
- a CDS encoding DUF4181 domain-containing protein, with the translated sequence MVSILIILFSILILDQFINRSLIKKLHIEKAELESKYVNKLHKYGERVLYWSSFIVMIISIQEFHHLRLFIFIGMAILFAFRTIMKWNFMKESKTYFLSAVTCGLFIAGLIVYGVTHYV